From a region of the Natronogracilivirga saccharolytica genome:
- a CDS encoding alpha-amylase family glycosyl hydrolase, whose product MKLRTTILSFLFLLVAMHSARAGVLTVDPSFPSVDEPVTITFNAEGTPLEGYTGEIYAHTGLITSEDDIDSGGWEYVIGEWGDNDAQPQLDEIGPDQWRLEIDNIPDFYNVEAGETIYQIAMVLRSSDGGTQTDDLFIDILDEPVSVRFESPAGTLLEPYFAKEDETVSVEIVAQARDTDLDEIRLYVDGDLEAVEGDDETLTHDLTVAGTGRIELEAVAEDQDGNTAEDEMFLIVNPEVIEQARPDGLEDGITYTSDQSVTLSLYAPFVDFVYVIGDFTDWEVDPDYFMYRDTEDEDNVRWWIEIDGLEPGEEYRFQYFVEGDRRIGDLYSEKVLDPWNDVWIPDDVYPDLIPYPEDQTEGMVSVMQPGREAYDWQAEDYERPDPSELVIYELVIRDFLDDGTYANLADTLDYLKNLGVNAIELMPVSNFDGNDSWGYNPNFHLAVDKAYGPAHELKRVIDEAHKRDMAVILDVVYNHATDQSPLIGLYGNDPEDNPFIGPGHAYNVFNHLNHDHDYIKYWMDRANRHWIERFRVDGYRFDLTKGFASNVDQGNLLDGYNERRIENLTRMADEMWDVDEDAYIILEHFAAAEEEQELAEYGTDEGRSGMLLWGNLNRAYSQSAMGWVDSDDFSSDISGVWYPNQGWEQPNHIHYMESHDEQWLMYRNLAYGRSNDDYDITELPVALNRQKLVGAFFFTVPGPKMMWQFGELGYGYGPDGTDCLRPGDGTLGECPEGTPGRTDAKPVRWEYYDDSQRKSLYQVWQALLRLRHDNPTFHDTDTEVNMRTGHGQFDRRIVLEHPDMDAVIIGNFDVEPLEVDPAFPQSGTWYNFFEGSQVEVDEGERNQPITLEAGEFRIYTTEEQETPPQNILTSADDEEEVGQDVPERTSLAQNYPNPFNSQTTIRFELPASSEVTLEVFDVLGRRVTTLVDGQMDAGVHETRFDASGLSSGVYIYRLRTAETEMTRQMMLIE is encoded by the coding sequence ATGAAACTACGAACGACGATACTGTCTTTCCTCTTCCTGTTGGTTGCAATGCATTCCGCCAGGGCCGGGGTACTGACTGTAGATCCATCCTTTCCCAGTGTGGATGAGCCGGTAACGATTACCTTCAACGCTGAAGGAACCCCCCTGGAAGGATACACCGGTGAGATATATGCCCATACGGGACTTATCACCAGTGAAGATGACATTGACAGCGGAGGCTGGGAATACGTCATCGGAGAGTGGGGCGACAATGATGCCCAGCCGCAGCTTGATGAGATCGGCCCGGATCAGTGGCGTCTTGAAATTGACAACATTCCGGATTTTTACAATGTTGAAGCGGGAGAAACCATCTACCAGATTGCGATGGTGCTCCGCAGCTCCGACGGCGGAACCCAAACCGATGACCTGTTTATCGATATTCTTGATGAACCGGTTTCGGTGCGCTTCGAAAGCCCTGCCGGAACCTTGCTGGAACCCTACTTTGCAAAGGAGGATGAAACAGTCAGCGTTGAGATTGTCGCACAGGCCAGGGATACCGACCTTGACGAGATCAGGCTGTATGTGGATGGTGACCTGGAAGCAGTTGAGGGCGATGATGAAACTCTGACACATGATCTGACGGTCGCCGGTACGGGGCGAATTGAACTCGAAGCGGTAGCCGAAGATCAGGACGGCAATACAGCCGAAGATGAGATGTTTCTCATCGTCAACCCCGAAGTTATCGAACAGGCGCGGCCTGACGGGCTTGAGGATGGTATCACATACACTTCCGATCAGTCTGTCACACTTTCCCTGTATGCACCCTTTGTAGATTTTGTTTATGTCATCGGTGATTTCACCGACTGGGAGGTTGATCCGGACTACTTTATGTACCGCGATACCGAAGACGAAGACAATGTCCGGTGGTGGATTGAAATCGACGGTTTAGAGCCGGGAGAGGAGTATCGTTTTCAGTACTTTGTTGAAGGCGACCGCCGCATCGGTGACCTTTACTCCGAAAAAGTTCTGGATCCCTGGAATGATGTCTGGATTCCGGATGATGTATACCCCGATCTTATTCCCTATCCCGAAGATCAGACAGAAGGCATGGTCTCCGTTATGCAGCCCGGAAGGGAAGCCTATGACTGGCAGGCAGAAGATTACGAGCGTCCCGATCCGTCAGAACTGGTAATATACGAGCTGGTAATCCGGGACTTTCTGGATGACGGCACCTATGCCAATCTCGCCGATACGCTTGACTATCTCAAGAATCTTGGCGTTAACGCCATCGAACTGATGCCCGTTTCGAACTTTGACGGAAATGACAGTTGGGGCTACAATCCCAATTTTCACCTTGCCGTGGACAAAGCCTACGGACCTGCGCACGAGTTGAAGCGGGTCATTGATGAAGCCCACAAACGGGACATGGCCGTTATCCTCGATGTGGTCTACAATCACGCTACCGACCAGTCTCCTCTGATCGGTCTTTACGGCAACGATCCGGAAGACAATCCGTTCATCGGTCCGGGACACGCATATAACGTTTTCAACCATCTAAATCACGACCACGATTACATCAAATACTGGATGGACCGGGCAAACAGACACTGGATTGAGCGGTTCCGGGTTGACGGCTACCGTTTTGACCTGACCAAGGGATTTGCGTCCAATGTCGATCAGGGTAATCTGCTCGACGGCTACAATGAACGCCGCATCGAAAATCTCACCCGGATGGCCGATGAAATGTGGGATGTGGACGAAGATGCCTACATCATTCTTGAGCACTTTGCCGCGGCAGAGGAAGAGCAGGAACTTGCAGAGTACGGAACGGATGAAGGCCGCTCCGGCATGTTGCTGTGGGGCAATTTGAACAGGGCTTACAGCCAGTCTGCCATGGGATGGGTTGACTCCGACGATTTCTCATCCGATATATCCGGTGTGTGGTATCCCAATCAGGGATGGGAGCAGCCCAATCATATTCATTACATGGAGAGCCACGATGAACAGTGGCTGATGTACCGCAATCTGGCTTATGGCCGCTCCAACGATGACTATGATATCACGGAGCTGCCGGTAGCGCTCAACCGCCAAAAGCTGGTCGGGGCGTTCTTCTTTACTGTTCCCGGTCCGAAAATGATGTGGCAGTTCGGCGAGCTTGGATACGGATACGGCCCGGATGGCACCGACTGCCTGCGCCCCGGCGACGGCACGCTCGGGGAATGTCCGGAAGGCACTCCCGGCCGGACTGACGCAAAGCCCGTGCGATGGGAATACTATGACGACTCACAGCGAAAATCGCTCTATCAGGTCTGGCAGGCGCTTCTCAGACTCCGCCATGACAATCCCACCTTCCATGACACCGATACGGAAGTGAATATGCGCACCGGACACGGACAGTTTGACCGGCGCATTGTGCTGGAGCATCCGGACATGGATGCCGTGATCATCGGCAACTTTGATGTAGAACCGCTGGAGGTTGACCCCGCATTTCCGCAGTCGGGTACCTGGTATAATTTCTTTGAGGGAAGTCAGGTGGAGGTGGATGAAGGAGAACGAAATCAGCCGATTACGCTTGAAGCCGGCGAGTTCCGGATCTACACAACAGAGGAGCAGGAAACGCCTCCTCAGAATATCCTGACCAGTGCCGATGACGAAGAAGAGGTCGGACAGGATGTGCCCGAGCGTACCAGCCTGGCACAAAATTATCCCAATCCGTTCAATTCCCAGACGACAATCCGTTTTGAGCTTCCGGCATCCTCAGAAGTTACCCTTGAGGTGTTCGACGTGCTCGGCAGACGGGTAACCACACTGGTGGACGGACAGATGGATGCAGGTGTGCACGAAACCCGTTTCGATGCCTCCGGACTTTCCAGCGGAGTCTATATATACCGGCTCCGGACTGCCGAAACCGAAATGACGCGGCAGATGATGCTGATTGAATAA
- a CDS encoding LacI family DNA-binding transcriptional regulator, producing the protein MSITIYDIAKQAEVSIATVSRVFNDSGHVTAATRKRVLDVANQLGYHPRALAQSLARKKSKIITVIVPVISNYFFMEVLAGMQDKIAEYDYDLQIFNVKVAEDLLDQADHIIKRGWGEGYMAISVHLDDSSWEKLEKYDVPVVLLDEYYPGFSTISVDSIEGAYIATSHLLQQGYRSVGMICAKPDSKPVIDRVLGYRHAMQDSGIMVDPEMIVTGEDMERDGFTESNGYQAMTNLIRSDTPPEACFCASDIQALGAIKAMKDNNMRIPIIGFDDLEFSEYVGLSTMRQPMYDMGSLAIEKMVRQLEKTDTEPTHTIFTPDLVLRASSPDFAGISEESG; encoded by the coding sequence TTGAGTATCACCATTTATGACATAGCGAAACAGGCAGAGGTGAGCATTGCCACCGTGTCCCGTGTCTTTAATGACAGCGGACACGTCACAGCAGCAACCCGGAAAAGGGTGCTCGATGTTGCGAATCAACTCGGTTATCACCCCCGCGCACTGGCACAAAGCCTGGCACGGAAAAAATCCAAAATCATTACGGTCATTGTTCCGGTAATTTCCAACTACTTCTTCATGGAAGTACTGGCCGGAATGCAGGACAAAATAGCCGAGTACGATTATGACCTGCAGATTTTCAATGTGAAAGTTGCCGAGGATCTTCTGGATCAGGCCGATCACATCATCAAACGTGGCTGGGGTGAAGGCTACATGGCCATTTCGGTTCATCTCGATGACTCATCCTGGGAGAAGCTGGAAAAATACGACGTACCTGTAGTCCTCCTGGATGAATATTACCCGGGTTTCAGCACCATCAGTGTTGACAGCATCGAGGGAGCATATATTGCCACCTCGCATCTTCTGCAGCAGGGTTATCGCTCCGTCGGTATGATCTGTGCCAAACCGGACTCTAAGCCGGTCATTGACCGCGTTCTCGGATATCGCCACGCCATGCAGGATTCCGGCATCATGGTTGATCCCGAAATGATTGTCACCGGTGAGGACATGGAACGCGACGGATTTACCGAAAGCAACGGGTATCAGGCCATGACGAACCTGATCAGAAGCGATACGCCCCCCGAAGCCTGCTTTTGTGCCTCGGACATCCAGGCGCTCGGCGCCATCAAGGCTATGAAAGACAACAATATGCGTATTCCGATCATCGGATTTGATGATCTGGAGTTTTCCGAATATGTGGGGCTCTCCACCATGCGCCAGCCAATGTATGACATGGGATCACTTGCAATCGAAAAAATGGTACGGCAACTGGAGAAGACCGACACCGAACCAACCCATACCATCTTCACGCCGGACCTCGTTCTGAGAGCAAGCTCGCCGGACTTTGCCGGAATTTCAGAAGAATCAGGCTGA
- a CDS encoding SusE domain-containing protein, whose amino-acid sequence MSSSPDAPSITSDMEGQSFQLLEDEADEILFTLEWTAADYGYDAAVEYEVQISETGDNFENYNELGSTAETEISFTVGEVNSELIAMGFDDTQDAEVQIRVIAKVDGAEVDEEVSEPVSLMIRPYLVEIELPEIYVPGGYQDVSGYGNEWSPEDAPPLFSFDDDDVYTGYVYIAEDDSEYKFTYERSWDLNWGDDEGDGTLDEDGANIPADAGYYLMEVDLNDETYSVLDTEWGIVGDATPGDWDGDTMLEYDMEEKVWAVDVDLVEGEMKFRANQTWDDLDYGDNTGDGTLDEGGENIPVEEAGNYTVILNLGEAPFSYELIMN is encoded by the coding sequence ATGAGTTCATCACCGGATGCCCCTTCCATAACCTCCGACATGGAAGGTCAGAGTTTTCAGCTGCTCGAAGATGAGGCCGACGAGATTCTGTTTACACTGGAATGGACCGCTGCCGATTACGGCTATGATGCTGCCGTTGAGTATGAGGTTCAGATAAGTGAAACAGGTGACAATTTCGAAAATTACAACGAACTTGGCTCCACCGCTGAAACCGAAATATCCTTCACCGTAGGCGAGGTCAACAGTGAACTGATAGCCATGGGCTTCGACGATACCCAGGATGCCGAAGTGCAGATCAGGGTCATTGCCAAAGTGGATGGCGCTGAAGTCGATGAGGAAGTGTCAGAACCGGTTTCGCTGATGATACGTCCCTACCTGGTGGAAATTGAACTCCCCGAAATTTACGTTCCGGGCGGATATCAGGATGTCAGCGGATATGGTAACGAGTGGAGCCCGGAAGATGCTCCGCCGCTGTTCTCCTTCGACGATGATGACGTCTATACCGGATATGTCTATATCGCGGAGGACGACAGTGAGTACAAATTCACCTACGAGCGCTCCTGGGACCTCAACTGGGGTGATGATGAAGGTGACGGAACACTGGATGAAGACGGTGCAAACATCCCTGCCGACGCCGGATATTACCTCATGGAGGTAGATCTGAACGATGAAACCTACTCCGTTCTTGACACCGAGTGGGGCATTGTCGGTGACGCCACACCAGGCGACTGGGATGGTGATACCATGTTGGAATATGACATGGAGGAAAAGGTCTGGGCCGTCGATGTTGACCTGGTCGAAGGCGAAATGAAGTTCCGCGCCAACCAGACATGGGATGATCTCGACTATGGTGACAATACCGGTGACGGTACCCTTGATGAAGGCGGTGAAAATATTCCTGTTGAGGAAGCCGGAAACTACACCGTCATCCTCAACCTTGGAGAGGCTCCCTTCAGCTATGAACTCATAATGAACTGA
- a CDS encoding RagB/SusD family nutrient uptake outer membrane protein — protein sequence MLTRNYRILLIAMIVAVVPVWTSCTDDLSTSPIDDSEVTSDMIYEDPENFRKVLAKLYAGLAVTGQEGPAGSPDIDGIDEGFSSYIRQLWVTQELPTDQAVVAWPDPGLPGFNTQSWSPGNDFVMGMYSRIFYQITLANEFIRNARDEDDPQIQQYMAEARFLRAFSYWHALDLFGGNIPFVTEDDPIGAFEPEPVGSEEIFSYIESELMDIEDAMPAPQENQYGRADRAGVWMLLARLYLNAEVYIDEPRYDEAVTYTQRIIDEGGYELNSTYDQLFLADNDEADGVIFAIPFDGNNTQSFGGTNFIIHAAVGGSMSAADFGISGGWEGHRVTPEFVDKFDKDNDVRAMFHTDGQNRDVDNLGDFNEGYAVTKWRNVTSTGEPGSRSAYVDTDFPMFRLADVYLMYAEATLRGGAGGDMNMALNLVNDIRERAYGDETGHITSDELDLDFILDERARELYWEAQRRTDLIRYGYYTSADYVWAWKGDTQEGTSTSEHLKLYPIPSSDINSNPNLTQNPGY from the coding sequence ATGCTGACACGAAATTATCGAATATTACTAATTGCAATGATCGTAGCAGTGGTGCCCGTATGGACATCCTGCACCGACGATCTGTCCACCTCGCCTATAGATGACAGCGAAGTGACTTCGGATATGATCTATGAAGATCCTGAAAATTTCCGCAAGGTATTGGCAAAACTATATGCCGGACTTGCGGTGACAGGACAGGAAGGACCGGCTGGAAGCCCCGATATCGACGGTATCGATGAAGGCTTCTCCAGCTATATCCGCCAGCTCTGGGTAACCCAGGAGCTCCCGACGGACCAGGCGGTGGTGGCATGGCCCGATCCCGGACTGCCAGGATTCAACACCCAGTCCTGGAGTCCTGGAAATGACTTTGTCATGGGGATGTACAGCCGCATTTTCTATCAGATCACCCTTGCCAATGAGTTCATCAGAAATGCAAGGGATGAAGATGATCCCCAGATTCAGCAGTATATGGCCGAGGCCCGTTTCCTTCGGGCGTTCAGCTACTGGCATGCACTGGATCTGTTTGGCGGGAATATCCCTTTTGTGACCGAAGATGATCCCATCGGCGCATTTGAACCCGAGCCCGTCGGAAGCGAGGAGATCTTCTCATATATTGAAAGCGAACTGATGGACATAGAGGACGCCATGCCGGCTCCTCAGGAAAATCAGTATGGCAGGGCCGACCGGGCCGGCGTGTGGATGCTGCTGGCCAGGCTCTACCTGAATGCCGAAGTGTATATTGATGAACCGCGCTATGATGAGGCGGTCACCTATACACAGAGAATCATTGACGAAGGCGGATATGAGCTGAATTCCACCTACGATCAGCTCTTCCTTGCCGACAATGATGAGGCCGATGGTGTTATTTTTGCCATTCCGTTTGACGGCAACAATACCCAGAGCTTCGGAGGCACGAACTTTATCATTCATGCCGCAGTCGGCGGAAGCATGAGTGCTGCTGATTTCGGGATTTCCGGCGGCTGGGAAGGCCATCGGGTTACTCCCGAGTTTGTCGACAAATTTGACAAGGACAATGATGTCAGGGCCATGTTCCACACCGACGGGCAAAACCGTGATGTGGACAACCTCGGTGATTTCAACGAGGGATATGCGGTCACAAAATGGCGCAATGTCACTTCCACCGGGGAGCCCGGATCACGATCGGCTTATGTCGATACCGACTTCCCCATGTTCCGCCTTGCCGATGTCTATCTCATGTATGCCGAAGCTACACTGAGAGGCGGAGCCGGTGGTGACATGAACATGGCTCTGAATCTGGTCAATGACATCCGCGAGCGTGCCTACGGTGACGAGACCGGTCACATCACATCAGACGAGCTCGATCTTGATTTCATTCTCGATGAGCGGGCACGTGAACTTTACTGGGAGGCCCAGCGCAGAACCGACCTCATCAGGTACGGTTACTACACTTCTGCCGACTATGTCTGGGCATGGAAAGGTGATACCCAGGAAGGAACATCGACCTCAGAGCATCTCAAGCTCTATCCGATTCCTTCTTCGGATATCAACTCCAATCCGAATCTGACCCAGAATCCCGGATACTAA
- a CDS encoding SusC/RagA family TonB-linked outer membrane protein: protein MLKKKYQLMSYLLAAFFLSPILSGNAFAQARDHTVEGQVIDANTEEELVGVNILVEGTTIGTTSDSDGNFRLETAPDDTLTFSYIGYQSLEVPIEGRSTITVEMMDESIVGDEVVFIGYGTRQVEDNTGSIGRVTADQFNPGSTSPGELFQGRIPGVDVTSSDGAPGSGPAIRIRGGSSLSASNDPLFVIDGVPIAPGGISGMRDPLNSINPNDIEDITVLKDASATAIYGSRASNGVIVITTKQGQAGQPLQLNYESKLSYQTQRETLDVLEPDQFRQVIDDRFGERGTDRLGDHETDWQDQIYSNVLSHEHNISLSGAYREVPFHTSIGFTGDEGILNTSSNDRLAGSLRLTPRFLDDNLQVDLNLRGSRVENRFANTEAVNTAIAFDPTQPVMDEDSPFGGYFAWTDADGQPIDIAPANPVALLEQTRDESTVYRSVGNLQLDYNMPFLQDLTATLNLGYDYSDVSDGRNFVTDNAAFDFEGDEFSGSRTEYDQRRENQLLDFYLNYETELPDLRSNFDATAGYSWEHNYEEGETFTTNYNIEDTVVVHSDTDYKTENYLVSFFGRANYSLMNRYSLTATMRADGSSRFAEDNRWGYFPSMAFAWNMHREPFMEDFGRLSQLRLRIGYGVTGQQEILQGNYPYLARYTFGETSAQYRFGDDFIRTYRPEGYNLDLKWEETKTYNIALDYGFYDNRLRGTIEAYHRETEDLLNVVPVAAGTNFTNRIISNVGDLEVQGIELDFTGVPVATRDAYWEVSFNVSHNVNEITRLTTVDDPDYIGVETGDIAGGTGNTIQIHSVGNPRSAFYVYEQVYDEEGNPVEGAYVDRTGDGRITEDDKYRLGSPDPDVTFGLSSRFQYQNWDFSFSARAQVGNYVYNNVDSEYGFYSMMLYNQYLRNSPASITETNFVDPRFHSDHYVEDASFLRMDNITVGYTFENLFDVVPSMRVSGTVNNAFVITNYSGLDPEVFGGIDNQVYPRPRTWIMSVNIDF, encoded by the coding sequence ATGCTAAAAAAGAAATATCAACTAATGTCTTACCTGCTGGCGGCTTTTTTCCTGTCGCCGATCCTCTCCGGAAATGCTTTTGCACAAGCCCGGGATCATACCGTAGAGGGGCAGGTAATTGATGCCAATACCGAGGAAGAACTCGTAGGAGTTAATATTCTCGTAGAAGGAACTACCATCGGAACCACTTCCGATTCAGACGGAAACTTCCGCTTGGAAACAGCCCCGGACGATACTCTTACTTTTTCATATATCGGGTATCAGTCTTTGGAAGTACCCATTGAAGGCCGGAGTACAATTACCGTTGAAATGATGGACGAGTCCATTGTCGGTGACGAGGTCGTGTTCATTGGCTACGGAACCCGGCAGGTGGAAGACAATACCGGATCGATCGGCAGGGTGACTGCTGATCAGTTTAATCCCGGCTCAACATCACCAGGCGAACTGTTCCAGGGCAGAATCCCCGGTGTGGATGTTACATCAAGCGACGGTGCTCCGGGCAGCGGTCCCGCAATACGTATCCGCGGCGGTTCGTCACTTTCCGCAAGCAATGATCCGCTCTTTGTAATTGACGGAGTTCCCATAGCGCCAGGCGGCATATCAGGGATGCGAGATCCATTGAACTCAATCAATCCGAATGATATTGAGGACATCACCGTCTTGAAAGACGCCTCTGCAACGGCTATATATGGTTCCCGTGCTTCCAACGGCGTTATCGTTATTACAACCAAGCAAGGCCAGGCCGGTCAGCCCCTGCAGCTTAACTATGAGAGCAAACTCAGCTACCAGACCCAGCGTGAAACCCTGGACGTTCTGGAGCCGGATCAATTCCGGCAGGTCATTGATGACCGGTTCGGTGAAAGAGGAACAGACAGGCTTGGTGACCATGAAACCGACTGGCAGGATCAGATTTACAGCAACGTACTCAGTCACGAGCATAATATCAGCCTGTCCGGAGCTTATCGTGAAGTCCCCTTTCATACTTCCATCGGTTTTACCGGAGATGAAGGCATTTTGAACACATCAAGCAATGATCGTCTTGCCGGATCACTCAGGCTCACTCCGAGATTTCTTGATGATAATCTTCAGGTAGATCTGAACCTGAGAGGTTCCAGAGTTGAAAATCGATTTGCTAATACCGAGGCGGTCAACACAGCGATTGCTTTTGACCCAACGCAACCTGTCATGGATGAGGACTCCCCGTTTGGTGGCTATTTTGCATGGACCGATGCTGATGGACAGCCTATTGACATTGCACCGGCAAACCCTGTCGCCCTTCTGGAACAGACACGGGATGAGTCAACGGTATATCGCTCGGTAGGTAATCTCCAGCTTGATTACAATATGCCATTTCTGCAGGATCTTACGGCAACGCTGAATCTCGGGTATGATTACTCTGATGTTTCTGACGGCCGGAACTTCGTAACTGACAACGCCGCATTTGACTTCGAAGGCGATGAGTTTTCCGGCAGCAGGACAGAGTATGATCAAAGAAGAGAAAACCAGCTTCTGGACTTCTACCTGAACTATGAAACGGAACTGCCGGATCTTCGCAGTAACTTCGATGCTACTGCCGGTTATTCATGGGAACACAACTATGAGGAAGGAGAAACCTTTACTACCAACTACAATATCGAAGATACGGTTGTGGTTCACTCAGATACGGATTACAAGACCGAGAATTACCTGGTATCTTTCTTTGGAAGAGCCAATTATTCACTCATGAACCGTTATTCGCTTACAGCCACGATGCGGGCAGACGGCTCCTCCCGATTCGCTGAAGATAATCGCTGGGGTTACTTCCCGTCCATGGCGTTTGCCTGGAATATGCATCGTGAGCCTTTCATGGAAGACTTCGGAAGACTCTCCCAACTCCGCCTGAGAATAGGGTACGGTGTGACGGGTCAGCAGGAAATTCTGCAGGGTAACTACCCCTATCTTGCCCGCTATACCTTTGGTGAAACATCGGCACAATACCGCTTCGGTGATGACTTCATCCGCACGTACCGGCCGGAAGGCTATAATCTGGATCTTAAGTGGGAAGAGACCAAAACCTACAACATTGCGCTGGATTATGGGTTCTATGACAACCGGCTTCGCGGTACCATTGAAGCCTATCACAGAGAAACTGAAGATCTGCTGAATGTTGTGCCGGTTGCCGCGGGAACCAACTTCACCAACAGGATCATCTCCAATGTGGGTGACCTTGAAGTTCAGGGAATCGAGTTGGACTTCACCGGTGTACCGGTTGCCACCAGGGATGCCTACTGGGAGGTCAGTTTCAACGTATCCCACAATGTCAATGAGATTACACGTCTGACTACCGTAGATGACCCTGACTACATCGGTGTAGAAACAGGAGATATTGCAGGCGGAACCGGAAACACCATTCAGATCCACTCCGTCGGTAATCCGAGAAGTGCATTTTATGTCTATGAACAGGTGTATGACGAGGAAGGCAATCCTGTTGAGGGAGCCTATGTCGACCGCACCGGTGACGGGAGAATCACTGAGGATGACAAGTATCGCCTCGGAAGTCCCGATCCGGATGTGACATTCGGCCTCTCTTCCCGATTCCAGTATCAAAATTGGGACTTTTCCTTTTCCGCACGCGCGCAGGTCGGCAACTATGTATATAACAACGTGGATTCCGAATACGGCTTCTATAGCATGATGCTTTACAACCAGTATCTCCGGAATTCCCCGGCTTCCATAACGGAAACCAATTTTGTAGACCCGCGTTTCCACTCCGATCATTACGTTGAGGACGCTTCGTTCCTTCGCATGGATAACATCACTGTCGGATACACATTCGAAAACCTTTTTGATGTCGTCCCGTCCATGCGGGTATCCGGTACCGTAAATAATGCATTTGTGATTACCAATTACAGCGGACTGGATCCGGAAGTATTCGGAGGTATCGACAACCAGGTCTACCCAAGACCCAGAACCTGGATCATGAGCGTGAATATCGATTTCTAA